The window CAGGGGCGGCGTGTGGCGCTGGCCATGGCGGCAGGCGTCGCGCTTGGCGATCTTGTGGCCATGACGGCATCGCTGGTCGGTCTGGGCGCGTTGGTGCTGACCTCGGCCACACTGTTCGTTGCTCTGAAATGGGCAGGCGCCGTCTATCTGGTCTATCTGGGGATCAAGCTGATCCGCAGCGCGCCCGCCCGGGTGAACCTTGCTGACACGACACCCGTTGCCCCACGCCGCATTTTCATCCATGCGGCAGGTGTCACGGCGCTGAACCCGAAAAGCATCGCATTTTTCATCGCCTTCGTGCCGCAATTCATCCGTCCCGAGGCTGCACTTGCCCCGCAATTCGCCATCCTGATCGCAACTTTCGTGGGCCTCGCCGCGATCAATGCGCTGGCCTATGCGCTGCTGGCTGATCGGCTGCGCGCGCGCATCACCCGCCCATCAGTCACCATCTTGTTGTCCAGAATCGGCGGCGGCGCGTTGATCGCAATGGGGGTCGCCACGGCTGCCCTGCGCCGCCAATGACACCCGACGAACTGGAAGACGATGACGCGCGACCCAAGGCCCCGCCGATCCCGGGGCTGACCCCGCAGCAGCAGAGCAGTGGTCAGTATCTTGCCGCGATCCACCGAATGCATCTGGGCAATCTTGAGGGCGTGGGCCGTCTGATGGCGGCAATCCGCGAGGGGCTCGCCGACCCGGCCAGTCTGGCCCCGGCACTGTCCGAGATGCCGATGACCCAGAACCTTGCGGCCTTTGGCACGGTTTGCGGTCGAGAATGCACCGTGTTGCAGGGCCATCACGA is drawn from Paracoccus tegillarcae and contains these coding sequences:
- a CDS encoding LysE family translocator — its product is MDLLLWLSFVAASTALLLIPGPTVLLVLSYALTQGRRVALAMAAGVALGDLVAMTASLVGLGALVLTSATLFVALKWAGAVYLVYLGIKLIRSAPARVNLADTTPVAPRRIFIHAAGVTALNPKSIAFFIAFVPQFIRPEAALAPQFAILIATFVGLAAINALAYALLADRLRARITRPSVTILLSRIGGGALIAMGVATAALRRQ
- a CDS encoding hemerythrin domain-containing protein; the encoded protein is MTPDELEDDDARPKAPPIPGLTPQQQSSGQYLAAIHRMHLGNLEGVGRLMAAIREGLADPASLAPALSEMPMTQNLAAFGTVCGRECTVLQGHHDIEEYSLFPALQRAASPALAAVIDRLIAEHELIHQQIQDLAEAAEMLAREPGPSSFAAVEAAYAPLHRSIRSHFGYEETQIGDALGALGLLG